The following proteins are encoded in a genomic region of Hymenobacter siberiensis:
- a CDS encoding NADH-quinone oxidoreductase subunit N, with product MTSIILLSVFGILNLFLGFLRSNKVLLPGAMLLLLAVFGANYADWNVAHAPYFNNMLVVDNYTVAFTGIVLLTTILLLPFSRSYVVSGEPNLAEYYALLLFSLVGAIMMIGYDHLIMLFVGIEILSISMYVLAGSNKRDSRSNEAALKYFLMGAFATGILLFGIALLYGATGTFALSQLGAAVANPANASLQPMLYIGILMMIIGIGFKVSAAPFHFWTPDVYEGTPTFFTAFMSTVVKTAGFAAFLKLLAVALPAAQGFWMPTIQAMCALTLLLGNVGAAAQTNTKRMLAYSSVSHAGYLLIGLVASKGMLTGDAASGIFFYSLAYSIATVAAFGVLKLVAEHRQDDSYAGLNGLGKTNPLLAFVMTVAMLSLAGIPLTGGFFGKFFLLAAAVGQGYIGLVVFAVIMSMVGLYYYLRPIIAMYMQPAPEGATPVPVDGIQTVTMVVLALLTIALGVVPGFMSGIL from the coding sequence ATGACTTCCATCATTCTCCTCTCCGTCTTCGGCATTCTCAACCTGTTCTTGGGCTTTCTGCGCTCGAATAAGGTGCTGCTGCCCGGCGCCATGCTGCTGTTGCTGGCCGTGTTCGGGGCCAACTACGCCGACTGGAACGTGGCGCACGCGCCCTACTTCAACAACATGCTGGTGGTGGACAACTACACGGTAGCCTTCACGGGCATCGTGCTACTCACCACCATTCTGCTGCTGCCCTTCTCGCGCAGCTACGTGGTATCGGGCGAGCCCAACCTGGCCGAATACTACGCCCTGCTACTCTTCTCGCTGGTGGGAGCCATCATGATGATTGGCTACGACCACCTCATCATGCTCTTCGTGGGCATTGAAATCCTAAGCATCAGCATGTACGTGCTGGCCGGCAGCAACAAGCGCGACTCCCGCAGCAACGAAGCCGCCCTGAAATACTTCCTGATGGGCGCGTTTGCCACCGGTATCCTGCTCTTCGGCATTGCGCTACTGTATGGCGCTACCGGCACCTTCGCCCTCTCGCAGCTGGGCGCGGCCGTAGCCAACCCTGCCAACGCCAGCCTGCAGCCGATGCTTTACATCGGTATTCTGATGATGATTATCGGCATCGGCTTCAAGGTATCGGCCGCGCCGTTCCACTTCTGGACGCCCGACGTGTACGAGGGCACGCCCACGTTCTTCACCGCCTTCATGAGTACGGTGGTGAAAACGGCTGGTTTCGCCGCCTTCCTCAAGCTGCTGGCGGTGGCCCTACCCGCCGCTCAGGGCTTCTGGATGCCCACCATTCAGGCCATGTGCGCCCTCACGCTGCTCCTCGGCAACGTAGGCGCGGCGGCCCAAACCAACACCAAGCGCATGCTGGCCTACTCCAGCGTGAGCCACGCCGGCTACTTGCTCATCGGCCTCGTGGCCAGCAAGGGCATGCTGACTGGCGATGCCGCCAGCGGCATTTTCTTCTACTCGCTGGCTTATTCTATTGCTACGGTAGCCGCCTTCGGCGTACTGAAACTGGTGGCCGAACACCGCCAGGACGACTCCTACGCCGGCCTCAATGGCTTGGGCAAAACCAACCCGCTGCTGGCCTTCGTGATGACGGTGGCCATGCTTTCGCTGGCTGGCATTCCGCTCACGGGCGGCTTTTTTGGCAAGTTTTTCCTGCTGGCGGCGGCCGTGGGCCAGGGCTATATCGGCCTCGTGGTATTCGCGGTTATCATGAGCATGGTGGGCCTGTACTACTACCTGCGGCCCATTATCGCCATGTACATGCAGCCCGCCCCCGAGGGTGCCACGCCGGTGCCGGTCGATGGTATTCAGACCGTGACGATGGTGGTGCTGGCGCTACTGACTATTGCGCTGGGCGTGGTACCGGGCTTTATGAGTGGGATTTTGTAA